The following nucleotide sequence is from Tachyglossus aculeatus isolate mTacAcu1 chromosome 11, mTacAcu1.pri, whole genome shotgun sequence.
cacacagtaagcactcaatagacatgatttaatgactgaatggtgcaaaaaaattgtatttattttgttaatatgttttgttttgttgtctgtcacccctttctagactgtgagccctctgttgggtagggtccatctctatatgttgccaacttgtacttcccaagcgcttagtacagtgctctgcacacagtaagcgctcagtaaatgcgattgattgattgattgattaaaaataataTTCCTCATCCCCAAATGAGCCTTCTTTCCTCAGAAAATTAATCAACATTtacttcttatattgtactttttttCTCCACGTTGACTTTACTTGGTTGTAATGAAGTATAAAACATGATTATGCAGTCTTTGGGTGGAACATGTTTACCCTATATTGTAAGCTTCACGTCTAGAACTATGGTATtgcaaattcaatcattcattcatttgtatttattgagtgcttactgtgtgcagagcactgtactaagcacttgggaagtacaagttggcaacatatggagacggtccctacccaacaaggggctcacagtctcctggcTGATATTGATGAACCAGGGGCCTCTGCCAAGAGActtcctccttccacctcccGAATAGTTCCTGCTCTATGTTCACCTGGGGTATCGCAATCCCAGACCAAGAGGAAATGACAAGAGTGAGGTGTCCCAGGAATGAAGCGGAACAACGGTCAGAGGAATGCCGTTGACAGGCAATTTTCAAGCATAAAGCAGGTCAGAAGTCATTTGGTTAGTCAGTCAATATTGTTTGAGGCCTGCCTACTCCTAGGCACTGAAAGAGTTACTTTAGTGAGTGGTAGAGGAAGAACAAGATAatgttctggactgtgagttgggtaaggactgtctctatctgttgcagatttgtacttcccaagcacttagtacagtgctctgcacacagtaagcactcaatgaatacgattgaatgaataatgttataaaggagcttacaactgaATGGACTTCAAAGCAGGTTGAACAATGAAAATTAAAATCCCATGCATAAATCTTAACGAAAAACTAGAAAATCTGGTGACTTTTAAGGAAGAACAATGAAATTTCATTTGGGTAAGAAAAATAAATCTTTAGAAAGTGCTtcgttcatttttttttaataatgccaGATCACATTTGTTCAATTTATAAGACAAATTGTTTGAAGCAACTAAGCTCTTTTCACAGACATCTCCTTACTTCTTCTGATGGTGGTTTAGAAATTCAAATATTGCATTGTCCATGTAAGGCCAGTTCCTTAAGTTGGTTTATGAAGAATGATTTGAGATTTTGTTTCCTTGCTTCATGTACGCTGCTTTTGGAAAGACGAACGGACGGTCCGATTCATCAAAGGCTGAAGTGGGCGAAAGTTGTTTAccatcttcttttcctcctcacccAGGGCAGAAAACAGGAGCATCCGAAATTCTGCCaactggtaaaaaaaaacaacagtgaACCACAGTCAGTGTagtgaaatgaataaatgaacacactTCTCCTTTCACACTTGAAAATTTGTGTTTGGGAAACTCCAagagatttaatcaatcaatcagtcaatggtatttactcaatACCAttagtcagttaatcaattagtcagtggtatttgcctgtttacttttttgatgtgtacaaatctataattctatttatttacactgatgcctgtttacttgttttgatgtctgtctccccttctagactgtaagcccagtgtgggcagggattgtctgtcttcattgccaagttgtactttccaagcccttagttcagtgctctgcacacagtaagtgcgcaataaatatgattgcatgaatgaatgaatttacctagtgcttaccgtgtgctgaacaccgaactaagaacttgggaaaatacaacagaattggtaggcatgtttccagcccacaaggagcttacaggctagaaggggaaacagaggttgatataaatgaataaattatggatatgtacatcagtgctttggggctgtaACAGGTGcctgaagggtacagatccaaatgcataggcaatgtaGAGGAAAGAAGTAGTCTGGGAAAAGAAAGATTAATCGGtcaagacctcttagaggagatgtggccttagtaaggctttgaaggtgggaagggtggtagtctgtggtatatgaagtgggagggagtttcaagccagaaggaggaggtgggccggagTTGGTAAAATAGGATTGAGGTACATTGAAcggtagagtataagctccttgtgagcagggagcagtaagtactcaataaatatgattgattgatgtatatatgtttgtacatatttattactctatttatttatttattttacttgtacatatctattctatttattttattttgttagcatgtttggttttgtctcccccttttagactgtgagcccactgttggttagggactatctctatatgttgccaatttgtacttcccaagggcttagtacagtgctctgtacacagtaagcgctcaataaatacgattgatgatgatgatgatgatgattgattgattgattaaatgattgaaatgAACATAGTGCTACAGGGAAAGGATGGTCAGACCTATGGTCCATGCAGCCCAGTATTCAATCTTCAATAGCGGCGGAGCAATGTATGGGAAGGGACAATGGTTAGAGATATATCTTTGAACACGCTTAACTtttcagctcgtcgtgggcagagaatgtgtctgccaattttgttatattgttatattgtactctcccaagtgcttagtacagtgcacggcatgcagtaagtgcttaataaatatgattatcgattgattaatggattctcCGTAATAACTCATCTTGGGCCTCTTGTCCACAAAATATTCCAAACCCTGCTTGAACCTCTTTATCTTTTCGTACTGCCCAATTTACTCTGGTAATGAATTCTTGCTGTGCCTGACCTCTTCTCagaaccttcccctccccaccagcatATTTGTTTTTGGCCATTAAACTTCACCACTGATGACATAGCCTCagcaggcagaactggaactagaatccagtcctctgattcccagagtgATGCTGTCTCTGCTGGGCCAATGCCAAGTCTGGTCAGtgtcactcaataagtactattgactgacagaCCAAATTATTCTCAACATGGTTTTAAACAGTAGGTAGGGACCAGTGTGATTGGTATCAATCCAATTTTACAAAAGTAGATATTGAGTCCCACAGCAGTGATGTAATTTCCCTAAAGACAAACAATAAATTGGAAACAAAGCTGGTATAGGATTCCAGGTCTACTGACTCTTAGTCTAGTGTGCTATTAGCCCAGGGATGGACAGTCATTGGTTggattcaatcaaacaatcaattcaatcaatcagtggtatttattgagcacttactatgtgcagtgcagtacgctaagcacttgggagagtacaatacgatagagttgtagacatgttccctgccctcgaggaacttccAAACTAACCACTTCTGCCctatatattaatcaatcaatcaatcaatatttactgagtacctactgtgggcagagcattatactaagatcttgggaagagaacaacagttagtagactggaaatctgcccttaaggagtttacaatgtagttggggagacagacactaaaacaattaCAGGTCGAAGGAAGCTATGAAATCTGAAGACGTGTAGAAATGTTATGAGAATTAGCCAAAACATTGTCCAAGAGATCAACTAACCTCAGACACAAAGAACATATGTAATCAATGAGTTCCTCTGGTGAGAGATAGTCTTCATGGCAAACTTGGGCTTTGGCTAGTATCAAATACGGAAAGGCAATTGCAGAAGCTGGTAGGACCGTCAAGTTCTTCTGGACAATCAGTAAAACTCCCAAGCTTTTTAGAAAACAAATTTTAAGCATGACTTACCTGATTCTGATCAACCTCTATGGCTTTTTTCTTAATTATCCAAGTAACCGATTCCGTAAGTGGTGGGGTGGTCAAAGACCCCGAGTACGTCCAATAATCCAGACAGGAAGGTAAGAGGCAAGATGGATCAAATTGGCCAAGGGCAACCTGAGTACCCTAGCAAACCAATAACAGTGGAGTTTGGGTTTCATTCAcatttcaataaataaaatatataagaaATTATTTAAAGATGAGTCAACACAGTTATTTGAATTGTGATCCAGTACAATAGAAATAATACTTTCCTGGTGATATTTGTTGTGAGGAGCCTAATATTGATTTAGGTATGGGATGGGAAAATCCAGATGAATAATCATCTTTCTTTACTTGAAAATTCCGATATGAAAAAGACTTTTCTACTTGAGGTGGCTGACATTTTTCACACAGGAATGGTACCTAACTCAGCCTTGGCAGCCAGGTATATTAGCGTGTAACCATGGCCTAAAATAAATCAGGCAAGGCCTAACGGAATTCTGAAGTCCCCTTAAAAGGGATTTAATCTACTCTGCCTTTCATTTCTATTATGTTTTGATTACTGTTCAAGGCATTCATCAGTGTGTACCAGCTGCAGGGAGATTCCTGTGTTCTCCCAGGTCAGTGATATGAAGAGCCCTGAGGTAGGGTTGAACAtgattaggagggagaaggaatttataatgtgggtagggaaaattTGTAGTACAGATTGATGAGTTTTTTCAACCTGTCTCCAGGGAGTTATAAGATGTACACTGGGGAGACCTCGATTTGGACTGTAATTTCTGGCTTTTGCCCCTCAGGACGGAACCAGGATGGGCAAGTGCTGGTTGGGAGCAGCCTACTAGTCACCAATAAATTTGATCTAGCTCTCACTCAGTCCAGAAAGAATAGAAAGCTATGCAGTGCCATCACTGCAAACAAAAATATCTATACCAAGTTTATTAGTATGTTCATCAGCAATTAACTGTGTTGAAATTTCTGTGGAAATGGCACAAAGGTTCTTTCTacaatgaatatcatcatcattttgtctGACCAGTATTGTGAACACTGAATATTTTATCTGTGAGGCACTCAGTACCTTATTAAAACTCATTATGCGGTCCTACAATAGAAATGATTCCCCCTCTCTGCACTAGACGCTGAGATGTTATACAGAGAAAGAATTAGGACAGGAGTAGCCAGCCCACCTTCCTATTTGTTCAGATTGCTTTGcaataaaatattttaattcCCCTTAGTCCAGAAGATATCTACAGATCAAAATCTATGACCCTAGGAAGGCTACATCTTTCAAAAAATCTCTTAAGAATGAGCAGAAGTGATAATAGTAGGAAATTAAAAAATGAACCCATACGCTAAAACAATACTGCTTGTTTCAAGAGGCGTCACTTCATTTGTGATCCTCTGATCTAAGGGGGGGACAGATCACCCAAAACTAAACAATTGGACTCAATCTTTGAAAAATTCTAATCGTTGATATCTCCCTAAGTCACAATCAATCATCCACAACTTCAGTTGTTGCTGACTTcggtagagctagggttagggatagaggTTAGGGTTCAGGCTAGCTATTAGACATAACAGTAatgcccaagaagcagcgtggctcagtggaaagagcatgggctttggagtcagaggtcattggttcaaatcccggctcagccagttgccagctgtgtgacttttggccagtcacttcacttctctggacctcagttccctcatctgtaaaatgggaatgaagactgtgagccccccgtgggacaatctgatcaccttataacctccccagtgcttagaacagtgctttgcacatagtaagcgcttaataaatgtcattattattatcatcattaacagtaGATGGTCTTACTGATGGTCTGTTGACAAATGTTTGATACGTCATTGATGTTTACAGAGAACTGGGCAGTAATGTGattagttaaatcaatcaatcatacttatcaaatgcttactgcgtgcagaacatcttactaagttcttgggagagtacagtaaaacagagttggaagacccgatccctgcccacaatgagcttacagtctagttaaatGAAAATAgaatcaatttattttaatctctctctctctctctctctctctctctctctctctctcttgctttctctttctctctcccccaccccacacaatAAAAAAACAACTACCCATATCATAAGCATCTTTATAAGACCGCTGGCTATTGGTTCAGTGGGCAGGGCCCTGCTTTAGGAATCAGTTCAGGCACCTGCTATTTAGAGCTCCTATAGAATTTTCCTCTGAATGTTTCATGAATAAGTGCATTTGAAATTCCTCTATCTTGAGATTTCTGCGGAGAAAATGCATTCTCCACTCTCTAGAAGAACAATAATTTCCTAGGCAGATCGACTGTTTGATAGCGGTTCACTTAAAAAGTACTTTATCATCAAGAGGCAAACAAGCATCTGTTCAAAATTCCCAGTGGATTAAACAGGGCAGAGCTACAAAGGTGagaagtagaaagagcaaggaatGATCAAATCAGGGCTTGAAGTGCCTGATGTGCTGGTCTCAGCAGGTGGTGGCATTTTTAGTCAAAGGCTCCCAGCATTTTCAGGGAAGGAAAGCGGGGACCCTGAGTAAACAGCCCTGCACATAACCTCAACAGCCCTGTGATTTCAATTCCCACAGAGATGTTCTCTAAGGACTATGAGTTGTGGCTTTTTTGTTGGACAGGATCCCAGTTTTAGCTTAGTTTTTCAGAATCAAGGAAGAGGATGAAGGCCCTGGGATTCCATTAAATGGAACGTGCAAGGTTCTCAACTTTACAGGCAACAAGTTTAGAGGGGAAAGTGAGGTCTGCCCTCTTGGCCCAGATTCTTGGCTCCTTCAAGGTAAGAGCCAAAGGGATCAAACAACCACATTTGTACTTCGCTCTGGGAAGGGGAATGTTTTCCTCAGCTTTCATCCAGCAACAATTTACCCTATTGTTTGGACAGGTTTTGACCTCATCCCTGACTAGATCTGAATGGGCCCCTGAAATCTTTACGTCCAGGAACTCTCTTTGCTTCTTATACATTTCACTTCTTGTTTGCtactagataaataaatacaatttctcaGAATCTCCATTCCACCTTCACCCGAGGGTCACAAAGCTCAATGTAAATCAATGTTGGAGAAAACCCCCCAAAATatcattgttgtcattattaacgCAAAGCTAATTTTCCCAGGGGCCAAGTTTCCTCCCTCATAGTACATTAGATGCTCTGAGAGGAGGACTAAATCTTTCAGATCACTGTGGGACAGTTTGATGTTTAGCAGTTGTGAAACCACAACGGTTAAGACAATGTGCTAAACCTACTCTTGGAAAATCTGGGTTCAGTACCATATTGGCTTCCTCTTCTATGAAATGTGATGATGCCTACAGAAAATGCCTTATCGATATGGCGGCAAAGCCTTGATTTGATACTTAATTTTGGTTGGGTAAAAATTTGTAAATTCAGATCTATTCCAAAATACATTTCTTACCTTATGCTTAATTTCTggtaacacatctaccaacttctgGAGTCCTCTGTGATGTGCTCCCAGCTGAATGATGTAAATACAGGAAAATACTAAAATCTGCTGTTATATTAGAACTGCTGTTATATTAGAAAAAATAAACATGACAATCCCCAGTACCCAATTTTTTTCACCTTTGGAAAGCCTCTGAACATTCCCAGTTATGATCTGCTGAGCTATTACCTTCAAGAATACTCCTATTACAGCCAAACCATTTTCTCCCATTACAGCTTCTTCATAACTTCTGTATTTGACAGGATTccagtgtactaagtgcagctgaaatacaattgaaagatgcTTTAAAATCTCCAAGATGGGGCAAGTAAACTAAACAAACCACGGATGTATAGTCCAAAATGCGGCCTATTTTGCTGTTCCCTGAACCCTGTAACACCTtcattcccctgctcctctcttctACTTGCTTTCCAAACCTGCCtccctgttgttgttgtttttccagggctaccatcctcttccttcttcctcactCTTCCTTTTTCCACCAATCCTCGAGGGCCTGCTTCTTACAGGAGTGAAGGGCAAGAGAAGAGTGGGCATGATCCAGGACCACCTGACTTCTAGGGAGTCAGAGATGCCTCTAAGGATTGCAGAAAATGCAGGAAAGATAGCAAGAAACTGCAAAGCTGGGAAAAGCCCAACTGCATTAATGCCGTTGGCTGGAACATCAGTGTTGGGAAGACTTCACGATGTCAGGCTGTCCTTCTCACCGCTTTAAGTATCACCTGCTTGATCCCCCTTGCTCGAGTCAGGCCAGGACAGCACCATCAGAATGAAAGCCCCAAAATCATCTGCACCGTCCTAAACCAGGACATCAGCTGCTCAGATGAAGTTGTCAGATTACCTAGGGCCAATCGACGTTGCAAGTGGTGGTGACTTTCtcctatcctcctccttccttcccgagtctcttctccctccctacttTTACACAGTCTGTCCTTTGGAATCAAATGTTTCAAAAATGCAGAGTATGTTGAAACATTTTAGAACAGAGACTTGAGAAAGGTTGTTCTGAAAATCCAATAAGTAGGTAAATAAGTTCATGGAGAATCTACCTACCTCTGCTGGGTAGACTTGATTGTCCACTGAGTGTTCTGAGCCCCAGTCATTTACGGCTCCCCAGTGGAAATGGAACTGCTTTAGTCTGTAATGGTTGCCCAAGGGTCCTCCACTAATTCCTGGAAAATTAGACCAGGCAAATCTGTTTCAGTACATTCCTTATTACTAGGTTTATTGGGTTCGAAAAAATTAGCTTTCTTCTCAACTCCTCCTAATTACTGTGAAACCTGGTGAACGCGTTCGGTAGGTTATACTGCCTTTGTTTAACTTGGCCACTTTTAAAGGGCACTAAGTTTCACTGCAGGCTGATCTGGATGAAAAACAATACAGAAGCCCAGTGTTTATTCAAGAATGTTCCGTACCCCTGGCTCTTCCTTCTAGTCAATGTGGCGGATCAACACGTATTCCTATGGTATTTTATTAGCTGCCTCCTGGTTTCTTCTGGGAAAATTTCCTTATGTGCATTTGAAACCCTTATGAATGCTAGAAATAAAGAAAACGTACATTCTtcctcatttttttccatttcagagCAAGTCGGTAAGTCTATGACTTTGTTTCTTCACTGGAAACAAAGACAAAAAGATTCTCCCCAGTCCCAACTCTTGAACatgcaaaataaaacatgtaaaaagaaatgcaaaaaaaaaaagactatagGAGAAGCAAGCAGATTTTTCCGTTAAATGGAAAGTAGCCTGAGCCCTGCTCCTTGAGACTTTGGGAACTTGTGTCAAAATTCGGTTGTAACGGTTTCCACAGATTCCCACAGGAACTGAAAAgctaagaggagagacagacagacattctgAAATAcctttctatcaatcaagcaatggtatttattaagtgctactgtgttcagagcattgtactaagcatttgggagagtgcaatacaatcgagtgggtagacatgatctggGCCCACAGAGACTGGGGGGGAGAtagatacatatttactattctatttattttattttgttaatatgttttgttttgttgtctgtctcccccttctagactgtgagcctgttgttgggtagggaccgtctctatatgttgccaacttgtacttcgcaagcgcttcgtacagtgctctgcacactgtaagtgctcaataaatacgattgaatgaatgaatgaataataaaatcagTTACAGTTGGGtgtgtacataatcaatcaattaatcatatttattgagcgcttactgtgtgcagagcactgtactaagcgcttgggaagtacaagttggcaacatatagagatggtccctacccaacagtgggctcacagtctagaagatataataataataataataatgttggcatttgttaagcgcttactatgtgctaagcactggggggaatacaaagtgatcaggttgtcccatgtggggttcacagtcttaatccccattttacagatgaggtaactgaggctcagagaagcgaagtgacttgcccaaggtcacacagcagacatgtggtggagccgggattcgaacccatgacctctgactccaaagcccgtgctctttccactgagccaggctgcttctcttatgtacttatgtataagtacataagtacttaagtacataaGTACCTAAGTGGTGTGAGTGGGGTGGACATCAGTGTGCTAAAGGAGTACAGGCCCAAGTACATAGGCAACATTAGCTACAATTTGAGTTAGGGAGTGTGACAAGAAATGCCTTTTGGTCCCAGGTCTTGACCTCCTCAGGGCTGCTCCAGTTTGAAGTCCAGCTGTCCAACtgtttatggacagggaatcaatcaatcgtatttattgagcgcatactatgtgcagagcactgtactaagcgcttgggaagtacaaattggcaacacatagagacagtccctacccaacagtgggctcacagtctaaaagggggagacagagaacagaaccaaacataccaacaaaataaaataaataggatagaaatgtacaagtaaaataaataaataaataaataaataaataaataaatagagtaataaatatgtacaaccatatatacatatatacagggaatgtgtctaccaactctgttatagtgtactctcccaagtgcttgagtaacagcatggccaagtggacagagctcgggccccagactcagaagacctggcttttaatcctgtctctgcttcaagtctgctgtgtgaccttgggcaagtcacttcacttctccgtgcctcagttacctcatctgtaaaatggggattaagactgtgagccccacgtgggacgtggactgtgtccaacctgattatcttgtctaccccagtgcttagtacagtgcctgtagactttgagcccactgtgggcagggatcatcatcatcatcaatcgtatttattgagcgcttactatgtgcagagcactgtactaagcgcttgggaagtacaaactggcaacacatagagacagggatgtctctctttattgctgtgttatactcttcaagcgcttagtacagcattctgcacacagtaagcactcaatacatgtgattgaatgaatgaatgaatgctgggctcacagtaacaaacaccattttaaaaaaaatataaaaaacacttagtgcagtgttctgcccacagaaaaccctcaataaaaatgattgattgattaattgatcccaaTATTCTACTTCTAAATTCTTGGCTAGGATTGAACTCTTCTTGCAGAACTACAACACCActatggctctgtgtgtgtgtgtgtgtgtgtgtgtgtgtgtgtgtgtgtgtgtgtgtgtgtgtgtgtatgtgagagtgagaaacagagagaaagaaatgtgAATGCCCAGTGTGTAAAGGGCATGAAATGATGATGCCCAGCTGGGACCTTGGCAAGACTCCCTCAAGTCACGGTGGTCATAATGGCCAAGGGTGGTTTCTTCTTATCTGTCCTTGCCTCTCTAGATCTTCTTCTTGTTGGACTCCCtatgggaaggcagggagggcttTAGGGAGCCAAGCAAGAAGAGAATCAGTAGTGGCCAATTAGGTAAGAAAAGAAAATGGAGCTACTGCAACAAtgtggttttttatggtaattaagttcttactatttgtcaggcactgtactgtgctctgggggtagatacaagctaatcaggttggacacagttcgtgttctgcatagggctcaaagttttaatcccgattttaacggaggcacagagaagttaagtgatttacccaaggtcacacagcaggcacatggtggaaccgggattagaacccaggcccttctgtcacCTGGGTCAGTGTTCTATatactgggccaccctgcttcttattGCGGGAGAGGAACTGGGAAAAAATGTAGACACCTGGCTACTTAGATAAACAGGTGGagaagcgcagcgtggctcagtggcaagagccgggatttgaacccatgacctctgactcccaagcccgtgctctttccactgagccacactgcttctcacttacctacttctctctctctctctgtccttggtTTGAGGTCAGAAATCATGGCGGTTAGTGATGCTGACCATGCTGCACTTCCCCATCTGTTTATCTAAGTGTCCAGGTATCCTGGTGTCTAAATTTTcccccagttcctctcccacactgAGAAGCGGGGTGGCCCAGTgtatagcgcttgggaagtacaagtcggcaacatctagagacggtccctacccaacaacgggctcacagtctagaagggggagacagacaacaagacaaaacatgtagacaggtgtcatactGACACTGGCTATTTCAAGAAGATAACTATATAAAAACTGATAGTTTAAACTACATTCAAGCTTATAGTACAAACCATGAATTCTGGAGACAGTATTAGTGTTCTGGAAGTTAAACATTTTACTGCAGGGTTATAGTTACCGTTCTGGTTTGTCCAAGCCATAAAGTCAAgtctctggaatgccctccctccgcacatccgccaaactagctctcttcctcccttcaaaaccctattgagagctcacctcctccaggaggccttcccagactgagcccccctatttcctctgctcctcctcccc
It contains:
- the CA5A gene encoding carbonic anhydrase 5A, mitochondrial isoform X1; this translates as MTVFSLPLLGKELRKTIPNQRIMACCLDVCAPRSRNDALHPLWKSQLSIPGGTRQSPIRIQWRDSVYDPHLKHLKINYDPSRCRRVWNTGYLFQVEFDDSTEESGISGGPLGNHYRLKQFHFHWGAVNDWGSEHSVDNQVYPAELHLVHWNPVKYRSYEEAVMGENGLAVIGVFLKLGAHHRGLQKLVDVLPEIKHKGTQVALGQFDPSCLLPSCLDYWTYSGSLTTPPLTESVTWIIKKKAIEVDQNQLAEFRMLLFSALGEEEKKMVNNFRPLQPLMNRTVRSSFQKQRT
- the CA5A gene encoding carbonic anhydrase 5A, mitochondrial isoform X2, producing MTVFSLPLLGKELRKTIPNQRIMACCLDVCAPRSRNDALHPLWKSQLSIPGGTRQSPIRIQWRDSVYDPHLKHLKINYDPSRCRRVWNTGYLFQVEFDDSTEESGISGGPLGNHYRLKQFHFHWGAVNDWGSEHSVDNQVYPAELHLVHWNPVKYRSYEEAVMGENGLAVIGVFLKLGAHHRGLQKLVDVLPEIKHKGTQVALGQFDPSCLLPSCLDYWTYSGSLTTPPLTESVTWIIKKKAIEVDQNQPKPKFAMKTISHQRNSLITYVLCV